Proteins encoded within one genomic window of Deltaproteobacteria bacterium:
- a CDS encoding response regulator, whose protein sequence is MKGPGPVRARILVVDDDPALLETTAALLSLDYDVSLASSGEEALKLFESAPFDVICTDFRMPGMDGLELLQRARAMRADVWGVVITGYREFTKSRPDDRNNFSLLFKPYDPAQLLDTLRQAVRVTEIRRSTAAASASARRPA, encoded by the coding sequence ATGAAGGGCCCAGGACCGGTCCGCGCGCGAATCCTGGTCGTCGACGACGACCCGGCGCTGTTGGAGACCACGGCGGCACTGCTCTCGCTGGACTACGACGTCAGCCTCGCCAGCTCCGGTGAAGAGGCGCTCAAGCTGTTCGAGTCCGCGCCGTTCGACGTCATCTGCACCGACTTCCGCATGCCCGGCATGGATGGGCTGGAGCTCTTGCAGCGCGCCCGCGCCATGCGCGCCGATGTCTGGGGCGTGGTGATCACCGGCTATCGCGAGTTCACCAAGAGCCGCCCCGACGACCGCAACAACTTCTCGCTGCTCTTCAAGCCGTATGACCCGGCGCAGCTGCTGGATACGTTGAGGCAAGCGGTGCGCGTCACGGAGATTCGCCGGTCGACTGCGGCCGCCAGCGCCAGCGCGCGGAGGCCCGCCTGA
- a CDS encoding CoA transferase — translation MGSLTGLKILDLSRLLPGPYCTLLLADLGADVVKVEDPESGGDYLRHMPPLHGDVNAIFLALNRNKRSIALDLRKPADADVFKKLLATYDIVVESFRPGVMDKMGLGYAQLAAVNPKVIMLSLSGYGQTGPLAKRAGHDLNYLSRTGVIGLGGDPSALPAFPGVQIADIGGALLGATALLAAVVERDRTGKGRHLDVALADAGIAFLQPHLGARLLMGDASPPLQRGRELLNGGTPVYGLYKTKDGRALSVGALEPKFWMGFCQAIDRPDLEARAYATGEDAVPVRAAVAEVVASKTLAEWEAFLADKDLCIEPVREGDEVLSDAFFTARGLTRSANGATELLSPLKLGDVRSLPAPKLGEHTAEVLRELGITPS, via the coding sequence ATGGGCTCGCTCACCGGCTTGAAGATCCTCGACCTCTCACGGCTGCTGCCCGGGCCGTACTGCACGCTGCTGCTCGCGGACCTGGGCGCCGACGTGGTGAAGGTGGAGGACCCGGAGTCCGGCGGCGACTACCTGCGCCACATGCCGCCCCTGCACGGCGACGTGAACGCGATATTTCTCGCCCTCAACCGCAACAAGCGCTCCATCGCGCTCGACCTCCGCAAGCCCGCCGACGCGGACGTCTTCAAGAAGCTGCTCGCCACCTACGACATCGTCGTGGAGAGCTTCCGGCCGGGCGTGATGGACAAGATGGGGCTGGGCTACGCGCAGCTCGCCGCCGTGAACCCAAAGGTGATCATGCTCTCGCTCTCGGGCTACGGGCAGACGGGGCCCTTGGCCAAGCGCGCGGGACACGATCTCAACTACCTCTCGCGCACGGGCGTGATTGGCCTGGGCGGCGATCCTTCGGCGCTGCCCGCGTTTCCCGGCGTGCAGATCGCCGACATCGGCGGGGCGTTGCTGGGGGCCACGGCGCTGCTCGCGGCAGTGGTCGAGCGCGACCGCACCGGCAAGGGCCGCCACCTCGACGTGGCGCTGGCCGACGCGGGCATCGCCTTCCTTCAGCCGCACCTCGGCGCGCGGCTCCTGATGGGCGACGCGTCACCGCCTCTGCAGCGCGGCCGCGAGCTGCTCAACGGCGGCACGCCCGTGTACGGCCTCTACAAGACGAAGGACGGCCGCGCGCTCAGCGTGGGCGCGCTGGAGCCGAAGTTCTGGATGGGCTTCTGTCAGGCCATCGACCGGCCGGACCTCGAGGCGCGCGCGTACGCCACGGGCGAGGACGCGGTGCCGGTTCGCGCCGCTGTCGCCGAGGTGGTGGCGAGCAAGACGCTCGCCGAGTGGGAGGCGTTTCTCGCCGACAAGGATCTCTGCATCGAGCCCGTGCGCGAGGGCGACGAGGTGCTCAGCGATGCCTTCTTCACCGCGCGCGGCCTGACCCGCAGCGCAAACGGCGCCACCGAGCTGCTCTCGCCCTTGAAGCTCGGCGACGTCCGGAGCTTGCCTGCTCCCAAGCTCGGCGAGCATACGGCCGAGGTGCTCCGCGAACTGGGGATCACCCCCAGCTAG